From one Ctenopharyngodon idella isolate HZGC_01 chromosome 15, HZGC01, whole genome shotgun sequence genomic stretch:
- the ppm1na gene encoding protein phosphatase, Mg2+/Mn2+ dependent, 1Na (putative): MRTARRASTMEVPSFLRQLVKETEKMVTFFFKGGRRESGADDDYFENEEDIGRPYLERPILEKDMAEGGSKWGINYAMASMQGWRAQMEDAHTCMPEMTDALPDWSYFAVYDGHAGRTVAQYCSRHLLDFILDTGCVTVDEDVEHVKEGIRDGFLGIDRHMHSLSRNESWDHSGSTATAVMISPRNIYFINCGDSRTFLCRNSHVVFYTEDHKPCNPREKERIQNAGGSVTLQRINGSLAVSRALGDFDFKEVEWRAQTEQLVSPEPEVYELERTPEDEFLVVACDGVWDAISNEELCAFVRNRLQVCDDLREICAQVIDLCLYKGSLDNISIIIICFDGAPKVTPEALQHEAELEQLIEQKVEEIIQVIRSKDEEPDLLYVMKFLASENIPGLPPGGGISCKRDCIIAAYQKYAAAFRSLEPMDIGGSDDST, translated from the exons ATGAGAACTGCCAGGCGGGCCAGCACCATGGAGGTGCCCTCATTCTTGCGGCAGCTGGTGAAGGAAACCGAGAAGATGGTAACCTTCTTCTTCAAGGGTGGGCGACGGGAGTCGGGAGCTGATGATGACTACTTTGAAAATGAAGAGGACATAGGTAGACCCTACCTAGAAAGGCCCATTTTGGAGAAAGATATGGCAGAAGGGGGTTCGAAATGGGGCATTAATTACGCAATGGCCAGTATGCAGGGCTGGCGTGCCCAGATGGAGGATGCCCACACCTGCATGCCAGAGATGACCGATGCCTTGCCAGACTGGAGCTATTTTGCCGTGTACGATGGACATGCGGGGAGAACGGTGGCTCAGTACTGCTCCAGACACCTGCTGGATTTTATTCTCGACACAG GCTGTGTGACGGTGGATGAGGATGTAGAACATGTCAAAGAGGGCATCAGAGATGGCTTCCTCGGCATCGACCGCCACATGCACTCCCTGTCCCGTAATGAGAGCTGGGACCACAGCGGATCTACAGCAACCGCTGTTATGATCTCTCCACGAAACATCTACTTCATCAACTGCGGCGATTCACGGACCTTCCTTTGCCGTAATAGTCATGTGGTCTTCTACACGGAGGACCACAAACCTTGCAACCCACGCGAGAAAGAGCGCATCCAGAACGCTGGCGGCTCCGTCACCCTGCAGCGAATCAACGGTTCACTCGCTGTGTCCCGTGCCCTTGGTGACTTCGACTTTAAGGAGGTGGAATGGAGGGCTCAGACCGAACAGCTGGTGTCACCTGAACCAGAGGTGTACGAGCTGGAGCGAACACCAGAAGATGAGTTCCTGGTAGTGGCATGTGATGGTGTCTGGGACGCCATCAGTAACGAGGAGCTGTGTGCGTTTGTGCGCAACCGCCTGCAGGTCTGTGATGATCTGAGGGAGATCTGCGCTCAGGTCATTGACCTCTGCCTCTATAAG GGAAGTTTAGACAACATCAGCATTATCATCATCTGCTTCGATGGCGCCCCCAAGGTGACACCAGAGGCACTGCAACATGAGGCTGAGTTAGAGCAGCTCATTGAGCAAAAAGTGGAAG AGATCATTCAAGTGATCAGATCTAAAGATGAGGAACCTGACCTGCTCTATGTGATGAAATTTCTGGCATCTGAAAATATTCCCGGCCTCCCACCAGGTGGAGGAATCTCATGCAA GAGAGATTGCATAATTGCCGCATATCAGAAATATGCAGCAGCCTTTAGATCTCTTGAGCCAATG GATATTGGCGGATCTGATGACTCCACCTAG